A stretch of the Thiomicrorhabdus indica genome encodes the following:
- a CDS encoding HAD family hydrolase → MALAIFDLDNTLISNDSDYLWGEFLVQKGYVDAKEFAATNAQFYEDYKAGTLDIYAYQRFALKPLSEHTSDTLEKWHQEFMAEFIEPIVLPKALELVQKHKDAGDELMIITATNTFITRPIGRRYGIETLLGTEGEIIDGRYTGEVAGTPTFQEGKVVRLNEWLKENNKTLEGSYFYSDSHNDLPLLKIVDHPVVVDGDEKLVTYGQQQGWPCISLRD, encoded by the coding sequence ATGGCCTTAGCAATTTTTGACTTAGACAACACACTGATTAGCAACGACAGTGATTATTTGTGGGGCGAGTTTTTAGTGCAAAAAGGCTATGTGGATGCCAAAGAGTTTGCAGCGACCAATGCCCAGTTTTATGAAGATTACAAAGCCGGCACCTTGGACATCTATGCGTATCAACGATTTGCCCTCAAGCCTCTGAGTGAACACACCTCAGACACACTGGAAAAATGGCATCAGGAATTTATGGCCGAATTTATCGAACCGATTGTACTTCCCAAAGCACTTGAATTAGTCCAAAAGCACAAGGATGCCGGTGATGAACTCATGATTATTACTGCCACTAATACCTTTATCACTCGCCCGATTGGACGACGCTATGGAATTGAAACTTTGTTGGGAACAGAAGGTGAAATCATCGATGGCCGATATACGGGTGAAGTGGCTGGTACACCAACCTTCCAGGAAGGCAAGGTCGTGCGTTTAAATGAATGGTTAAAAGAAAATAATAAAACACTTGAAGGTAGCTATTTTTACTCAGATTCTCACAATGACCTGCCACTGTTGAAAATCGTTGATCATCCGGTGGTGGTCGACGGAGATGAAAAACTGGTGACATACGGCCAACAACAAGGCTGGCCGTGTATTTCACTTAGAGATTAA
- a CDS encoding NAD-dependent succinate-semialdehyde dehydrogenase, whose product MLIATNPTTGESIHAYPPMDENELSQAIERSQEVFQSWKTTGFAQRAAMLKKVAELMRADRERLARLMTIEMGKPINESYGELEKSAWCAEHYAEFGEQYLSPVDLPSDAAHSYVQHLPLGSILGVLPWNAPFWLAFRFAAPALMAGNVCLMKHDEHVPKCAIAIAELFDQACNRLDLPAGIVQNLPIHREQVAQVIKSEVVQAVSLTGSSAAGSAVASLAASQIKPAVLELGGSDPSIVLADADISKAAETLAISRIINAGQSCIAAKRLIVEASVYDEFISKLKSHLEKLKVGDPSLPETQVGPIAREDLRDALHRQVSTTINQGARCLLGGEMPEGSGFFYPVTLLVDVTPKMQASCEETFGPIAVVMKADSAQEALEIANDTPYGLAASIWTSDTQKGIEMANQIEAGQVAINGIVKTDPRLPSGGIKRSGYGRELGPHGILEFVNVQQVWIGA is encoded by the coding sequence ATGCTAATTGCAACCAATCCAACGACTGGTGAGTCGATTCACGCCTATCCACCCATGGATGAAAATGAGTTATCCCAAGCTATTGAGCGTTCACAAGAGGTGTTTCAGTCCTGGAAAACTACCGGTTTTGCTCAGCGTGCGGCAATGTTGAAAAAAGTCGCAGAGTTGATGCGCGCTGATCGTGAACGTTTGGCTAGATTGATGACGATAGAAATGGGCAAGCCGATTAATGAGTCCTATGGTGAACTGGAAAAGTCAGCGTGGTGTGCCGAACATTACGCAGAATTCGGAGAGCAATATCTATCTCCAGTGGATTTGCCTTCGGATGCGGCTCACAGTTACGTCCAACACCTGCCTTTGGGGTCAATTTTAGGAGTGCTACCTTGGAATGCCCCATTCTGGTTGGCATTTCGTTTTGCTGCGCCAGCTTTGATGGCTGGAAACGTCTGTTTAATGAAGCATGATGAGCATGTGCCAAAATGTGCGATTGCGATTGCCGAGTTATTTGATCAGGCTTGTAACCGTTTAGATTTACCGGCCGGTATTGTTCAAAACCTCCCCATTCATCGAGAGCAAGTGGCGCAAGTCATTAAAAGTGAGGTCGTGCAAGCAGTTTCCTTGACAGGTTCTAGTGCAGCCGGGAGTGCCGTGGCTTCCTTGGCCGCCAGCCAGATTAAACCGGCAGTATTGGAGCTAGGTGGCTCTGACCCAAGTATTGTTTTGGCGGATGCCGATATTTCCAAAGCTGCAGAGACTTTGGCGATCTCTCGTATTATTAATGCGGGGCAGTCTTGTATTGCGGCCAAACGGTTGATTGTTGAAGCGAGTGTGTATGACGAGTTTATTTCAAAACTCAAATCGCATTTAGAGAAGCTGAAGGTTGGCGATCCATCGCTACCGGAAACCCAAGTCGGGCCAATTGCTCGAGAGGACTTAAGGGATGCATTGCACCGTCAAGTGTCCACCACTATTAATCAGGGGGCAAGATGTCTTCTGGGGGGAGAGATGCCAGAAGGGTCGGGTTTCTTTTATCCGGTCACTCTATTGGTTGATGTGACACCTAAAATGCAGGCTTCTTGCGAGGAGACCTTTGGGCCTATTGCAGTGGTAATGAAAGCGGATTCTGCCCAAGAGGCGTTAGAGATTGCCAATGATACCCCTTATGGTTTAGCCGCTTCCATCTGGACATCGGATACCCAAAAGGGAATCGAGATGGCGAATCAAATTGAAGCCGGACAAGTGGCAATCAATGGCATAGTGAAAACCGATCCAAGATTGCCCAGTGGCGGTATTAAGCGATCGGGGTATGGTCGCGAGTTGGGGCCACACGGTATTTTGGAGTTTGTCAATGTCCAGCAAGTTTGGATAGGTGCCTGA